The Zea mays cultivar B73 chromosome 7, Zm-B73-REFERENCE-NAM-5.0, whole genome shotgun sequence DNA segment AGTAAACTTACCTAGTTCCTTTATAATATGGAAGATGGACCCCTCGCCTTCATGTCCAATTAGGTGACTTAGATAATGTCAAGGACCAATTGTGTAAAACTGGATGCTAGGTGTAATTGACCATATAATTCTTAGATAGCCCCCTTCTTTTTTTGACATAAGATGGTCCCCTTCTTCTATTAGCAGTGCTTTGACAAGATGTATAGCAAGTAGATATGAGAAATCACCCACATTTGCCTCTGACAAATAGAACTGCCAAATGCGCTGGTAAATAGAACCATTAAGCAGTCCATCCTCTACCTGCAAATGTTCCCCTGAAAGAGGATGACTTGGACATTTGAAGCTTCTCTGATCAATGCTTTTTTGTCACTAAACATACGCTCAACCAAGCCCTGAATGTAAAGAACAACAATATTTCCAAACAATCAAATATAACCAAAATAATTAATATTCCATAATGCCCCTATATTGATTATACCCAATGTAAAGAATTGCTTAGCATATTGAGCCATCAGTTGTTTATGTATAGCTTGGGTTTGACAGTGCAGAATTCAGGAACCAAAAACTGCAAAGGAGAGAAAACGGGGAAGGACCTGAGAGGACCTGCAGACGGGGCAGGACGCGCTCCGGCTCAGCCAGGCGTCGAGGCACGCGACGTGGAAGCCGTGCCTGCACTCGGGCATCACGCGCAGCGTCTCGCCGTCCCTGTACTCGCTGAGGCAGATGGAGCACATGGCGTCAGCCTCGGCGGCCTTGCTGGAGAAGGCGACCTTGGGGTAGGAAGCgatggcggccgcgtcgagcccgaCGGGGGAGCAGGCcgcggcggcggaggaggaggggtAAGCGTCGTCTTCGGGGGACTCGGACCCCTCCGCGACGAAGAGCACGCGCGGGACGGTGATGGAGAGGTGGCCAGAGCTGGACGCCGTGGTGACTGCTTCCCCGGCCCAGTAGTCCCCGCCGCGGCCGAAGCAGAAGTAGAAAGCCAGCAGGAAGGAGGCAAACAGGATGAGGAAGCCGAGCGCGATGGCGATGGAGTAGCCGAGGCCCAGGTTGGAGAGCTGAGGTCGTGCCGTCGTGGAGCTGACCGAGGGGCGGCCGGAACGGACGGTTGAGCGCTCCATCGTGCGGACGGAGGAAGAAACGACTGCTGTGCGCGCGACCATGGGCCGCCCAAACCTAATTGGAGTATGGGCCGCACCAAAAAAGCAGCCCAAAACGCCTGCACTGCTGTATTGTTGTATTGTCTTGCAAAACTTTAGTACCATATTGGCTAGTAAAGGAGACATGGAGCGGCTTATAAGCTTTGGCGCGGTGGCTGAACTGATTAGTTTCAAATGGTGGCTGAACTGGTGGTCAGTTTCAACTCGCGCATGCATAAGAATTTTTGCTGGACACCTGCGTGTACGACCTGTGGGGGCAGAACCAGAGCCATGGCAGAACAGGTCAAAGGCAGAACAAGTCAatggcagactactattgcttacttaataagtagtagagatatctcTATTATATCATAGCAATAGTTTTCATGGTTTCACGGTTTTCGTTATTGTTATGCTCTCCCATAGGtctggaaacgagccgagtcgagctagGTTCGCTCGGCTCGTCCAATGCACGAGCTCAAGAATGAGGCCTGATTAATATTATTGTATTATAAAAtaactaatatatatatatatataaatgtatAATATAAAAGCATCATTCAATATTATGAGTAATATAAATTATAAAATATCGTAAATTCATCATAAAAAAATAAAATGATCCTATCATCCATAGAATTATTCAATATCCATTGTTATTTTATAAAATAATTAATTTGGTACAGCTCGTGGGCCGAAAAGGCCCCGCTCAGCTCGCTCCCTAGACGAGCTCGAAAAACAGGCTCGGCTCGTCCAAGGCTCGCGAGTCGTCCCGAGCTTGAGCCGGCTCGTGAAGCCCTACTCTCTCCCACATTACAATATTACTAGTCGGTTACCCGtacgttgcgacggctcacaacaatacccacgtaaactatccacaaaaaagatctcaagatttttatTGACTATCTCCACTCTCGGATCGCGGCTGTGACCGTGGGCGGGGGCAgtgggttggggaggaagaacagggcgaaggccggAAAGACGAACGAGTCGTTCGACGACGTCGAAAACGATGGTGCACGCATGCTGTGAAACGTCCGCGTGGACATGCAATAGCCGCGCGGGtcggtgtcggacgaatacggggaggaggcgcctgctcTCACGATatctgccgagaatggggtggcacGGAGACGGAGACATAAGGGAGAGATAAAAGAAGGCAGGATGGCGAACGAGGTGGCGGCAATTAAGGCGAAGATCATCATTATCGTGTGGAGGTATAGATGGTCAAATGAGTCGTGTCTAGAGGGCCGACCCGagccacgacccatttaatagtgctccTAGGTCAGCCCGACACGAGCGTCGTGTCGTAGCCTCGGCCCATAGCGTTGGACGGGCCCGACATGATTATATTTTTTTACAAAaattatatatacatatgtacaatctATATTGCTCTGATTTAACCAAATTGTCCGACGGGCTAACGAGTCGACACGACACAGTCAGCAGGTCAGCGTGTCGTGCCTAGGCCAGAGCTGCGGCCCGCACGCGTCGGGCACGTGTcgggccgccgtttggccatctatatgcgGAGATATGTTTTTGGCGTGTAGGTTGGTTGCGCGGAGAGGACAAGCGTGCaacagattaatttgaaatagatgtgaAGATTTTTTTATAAAATACAACGTGGGACGACCGTTGAAGGTGATGTTTTAAATATAATAGAGAAAATATTAAAATTATGTATAAATAAATATTTAAATAATGATTGTTAGTTTTAAACCTACATTCGTAACCATTTAACTAACAAAACGTAtgtctttatattttatattctATACTTAAACATAATTAGAAACAAGTAATCTCGAGACCGGGAGCAATCGGCCACACGGCCTCGCCTGCGCGGGGTGTTCGTATCCCAGAAAAAAAAGAACGGAACGAAATTGAACCAGGATAGATCATTTCACGCGATCTCGCCCTGACGCGCACGATCGACGGTCTCGTCATCGGTCCACCGTCCATCGCCTGCCGCATCGCCAGATGCGAGTTGCTCTTGCCCGCCCATCGCACGCCGCTATCGCCCGCCCATCGCACGCTTCCGTCGCCCAGTCGTCTCGCGCAGGACTCCATCGCCTGCCGCCGTCGTCAAAGGGGACCGTCATCTCCAGTCGTGATCCACGCCACCGCCCAGGATCGCTGCACACGGAAGCCCAGGATAGTCAGGATTCAGGTATAACTGTTGCTGCTGCCTGCGTTTCATTGTTGTGCCAAAAGTCAACTTGAACAATTTCTTTTGTGTGACATTGATGAGGTCTCTGCGAACATACATAACCTCATCCCTTGAACAATTATACCTCAACTGAGCTTTTTGTTAAGTGACCATGTTTCTGAAttttttctttctgtttctcaaaAGTGAAAATTACTGCAGACATGTGAATCCAAAACCATGATTTTTATGTGGATGAACTTGGAAAAATATTATCCTATGCACGTACCGGTTAATTATCACTATTGAAAAATAACTAGACTTAATGCATTGGTTTATTGTGGATGAACTAGGACAAATTAATGCGAAAAAGTTTCTTTTTGCTATGAAGTATAATTTGATACTTGCTAACACGGAATAGAGACTCTCACGTGAGAACTTTTAGGAGTGGTTATAATGTTAGTCAGGTTGACTTTTTCTAAGGCGATGAGCAGATCAAAAGTATTTCAAGGTTAGTAAGGGTGATACCTAGAGAGAGCGTAGCAACCCAACATATATTGAGTACTCTATCTTAGTATTAAGAGTTGGAAGAGAAGGAGTAAAGGAACCTAGGATTTGGTAGTGGGATTGGAAAGGGGATAAGCAAGTTATGTTTAAAGAGAAAATATATAATAAGATGGAGTGGAAGTTAGGTGAGGATAACTCAATGTAGAAACAGATGGCACATTGTATCACCGTCAATGGCAAAAGaagtttagggggtgtttggttacaccccgctaaaatttagcccctgtcccatcgaatgtttgaacctccgttccgggtattaaatgtagtcggattataaaactaatttgtcagccgaagattaaaagacgagacgaatctagtccagttggttgggtctatatttcatactcctatttaaaagtcaaacgcttgatgtgacccgggctaaactttagcaggagcaaccaaacacccccttagttgaATGGAGAGGAAACAGACTGACCAAACAAAAAGAGACCTTTCATCTTTCTATATGGGGGTATTCCGTATTTGGTTATATataaggactaaagtttagtccgtgTCATATTGATTGTTTGAATACCAATtttgagtattaaatatagtctaattataaaactaattataaaGAGGAATACTAAATAATGAGATAAATTTATTAAATCTAATTAATCCATGATTAGTAAATGTTTATTGTAGCATCACATGGGTGAATCATGGACTAACTAGGTTTAATAGGTTCGTCTTATAGTTTAGTCATTATCTAtgtaattagttttgtaattaTACTATATTTAATGCTTTTAACTATGGTTCAAACATCTGATATGACATGAGCTAAAATTTAGCTCTGCATCCAAACAACTCCTTTATATAAATTTGTCACGGTGAAGCTTCATCTGACCAATAATTACTAGATGTTCTTTAGTAATTACTGACTGAGGGTGACAAATAACGCTATCATATATATGCACCAGTATATGTGTCCATAATATGATACGTACGTGGTTCTAGTTACATCAAATCATCAATGTTGTAGGATCCACACAGCCAAAAAAACACGAGTCATATATTCTGCACAGGCTCGACAGCTCGACTATATATATATTGGTGTCAAACACTTGCACATATATATGTTGGTAAAACTTCCAAACCTTTTTAAGGACTAGTTTGGGAAACCCTATTTTTCGAAGGGTTTTTTATTTTCCCAAAAAAATTTAGTTCATTTTTTTTGGTAAATTGGAAATTCCATGAAAAATTGGGTTGCCAAACTAACCATAAATCTAAATTTAAACTCACATACTATCCATCCAAGTTTTGCTTGCGCATGGCTATATTTAGACAAGTGAAGGAGAGTAGCAGGCGGATGATGGGTAATATGCAGAGAGAACGCGGTTGATTTCGGTGTGTCAGACAAATGCGGGAGTTGGGACGGAAATTTTCATTTTTTAATATTTCTATATAGTGTGTAGATTAtagatataaatataaatatagttATACATGCATAGACATATTATAGATTAACTGGTGCATAAAGTGCACGTTAAGCGTATGAATCTTTTGCCTCACGTACGTTCACTCCAGCATAGCCAGCTCCTCGTAGAAGAGCTCCTTGAACCGCTGCATGCGCTCGGGCTCCAGCGCGGCGGCCACGGCAACATCGCCACCCTTGCCGGGGCAGTTCAACAGGTACACGAACCCCGGGTAATACATGAGCGCCGGCGCCAGCAGCGCCGGCTCGCCCCACCCGAAGTCGGCGTCGTACGACGGCATCCCCAGCCAGCTGATCACCCGCAGGTCCGTGCCGCGCAGCCCCTGGCGCGGTACCGTCGCCAGGTCCGCCGTCTCCAGGTAATCCAGCAGCGAGCGCACATACTCGTCCCCGTGCCCCGTCGCCGCGCGGAGCCGACGTGCGCCGAAACCCAGCGGGTTGGCCAGGAGGTCGCCGACGCGGGCCGACGCGGAGGTGCGCACCACCGCGTTGCCGAAGAAGGCGTCCGGCAGCGGCGGGGACAGGCGGGCGCGCATGTCCACCATCGTGTAGAGGCGGGACTCGGCGTCGTGAGCCAGCGCGCGTGCCGCGCACGCGCACCGCCAGACGTGCGCCACCAGCGCGCGGAACGTGGACACCGCGCCGGCGCGGGCGCGCAGGGCGGCGGCCTGCGCGCCGGTCACGCGGAGGATCGCGCTGGCGTACTCCGCCTTGCTTCCGGCCGCGGCGCCGGCGGTTACTGCTGCTGGCCTGGAGGCGCGGCCGCCGTACTCGTGGGTGTGGTCGAAGAGGGCGGCGGCAGTAGTGAGCAGTGGGCGCGCCCGGAGTGGCGTGCGGTCAAGCGACGGGGGCGCGGCGGCGGTGTCTCCACGGGCGATGCTGGACCACGTTCGGATGaagtggaaggcgctgcggccgtcGATGACGAAGTGGTGCATCGCCGTGCCGAGCGCCACGCCGCCGCACCTGAAAAAGGTAACCTGCAGCGAGTGGAGACGACAGGCACCTGAGATAACAGATAACCATGGTTGCTTGGTTGGTGACCCAAGACCCAAACCAACTTGCTGGTTTAATTAACCTTGACCACCATCCTTAATGATCTCTCGTTGGATCGTTCCGTTCATTATTATGTCAGCAAAAAGGTGTCGTACGTTATTGCGTAATCTGTCCCCAGTTCACTCGAACTAGGCCACATGCTCTCACAAACTGATCCATCCAGGAAACTGATGATTGATTAGAAGTTGGAACCAACCAACGGGAAGTCATCCGTCAGTGCATGCAGCAACGTACGTGCCTACCGTACCTGAAGCAGTAGCAACGGTGCGTCGGGGCCAGCGGAGTCGTACGTGGGCACGAACGTGTCGTTCATGGCCTTGGACGGCGCGAAGTCGTGGAGGAAGTCCTCGAGCGCCGCGGCGGACCGCGCGACGACCAAGAGCGCGCCCGCGGCGTTGCAGTCGATCTCGGCGCGCCCGCCGCGGCCGGCGGCGCGGAGCCGGCCGGCAAACGGGTAGAACCGGACCAGCGCGGCGGCCAGCGCCGCACGCAGCGCGTGGGTCGAGAAGCAGGAGTCCGCACGCAGCCGGCCGTCGCTGCTGTCCTGGGGACGGCGGAAGAAGTAGATCGTCGGGGTGTAGCCGTTCCGCGCGGCGAGGTCGAGGTTGGACAGCCAGAGCGGGCGCCGCGGCGTGGGCTCGCTCGGCGCCACCAGCTCGGAGGTGACGACCTCGACGACGGCCATCGTTCGGATGTCTGCGGCTCGCGCGCGCTTAGCTTGTTCTGGCGTACGTTTGGCGTGGTATCTCTTGTACTAGGGTGGTGCGTGAAGTGAGTGCAGCGACTCCAAAGGGGGGGCGGGGTTTATAGGGGTTGCAATAATGTGGGTTTGGTAGAGGATGGTCTCGGAGTTGTTGTGTCGGGTCGGGCGTTTGCTTGGATCATGGCTTCAAGGCGCAACTAAACCAAAGCTTGCCGGTCTAATCTCTCGTAGCCGTCTGCGTCTATGAATATAGAACGTGGCATTTAATCTGCAGTTCTATGCATGTTAATACAAAGTCCAGGGTATCAACACGGACAAAGTTACTGCATGGAGGCTGGACCAAGCCTTCGGTTGGGGTAGTGTAGTGCTGATCGATCGATTTGCCGGTAGGGATGAAGAATCAACTCATCAATGATCACCCTCACCCATAGTAGATTTTACGTGCAGATTTTGATGGCTATCTGTATATATGCTTCACATCGTACGACGTTGTCTTCTCTGTCCATTCATTCCCATCCAAATACTCAGACTTTACACCAAACTATTTGTTAGGCCGCTGACCAGCATGAGTCGTGTTCGAAACTAGAGCTGAAAGTTGGACCGTGTCGAGCCGGCACGACCCCAACCATCGCGCTTCAGTTTGGACCAGCTTGTCACGAAATATTTTAGGCTATGTCGTATTGTGCCTAGATACTAAAAGTTAAGTCCAATCCAGTTAGAGGTGAAAACGGGCAGGGTACCCGAAACGGGTACCAGATACGGGTCCTGGACCATTTTTCAGATACAGGTACGGgtatttttatattcgggacggatacTGGTAATAACTGGATAGTACagcttcggattcgggtcggatacggagcgaGTACTACTCGGTAAATAACCGGATATTCAGGTCGTATATGGGTACCCGGAATTCGGatacccgttttttctttttctgcataataatatagttataaaatcataacttttacatatgaaatcggatgaagataaagtttatatgaaaattgtagagctcgaagagatctataactttgtagtacaacacatttttgtttaaatatatctttaggccaaaatcattgaaataatgtctaaaattatatcaaaataatagactttatcattttcatgtggagacTTAAGATTATCTTCATGTGGGAACTAAGGATTAtctttttataaactatttattaatattggtaacttatttgcaattttcggtcgacgctacaatatttttatgaatttaattgtattttgatgattttctacaacaagaaattaataatacaccaaatagcTTAAAAAATTCACGATTTTTTACGGGGACACAACATATATCCACATATAGTTCTCAAAAACATTTGGactataaaatccacaagatgttggtgtttcttctattccactcccacttattgcgtgagttacacgtgaaatcattttatgtatcgaagtttcaacataattaatATTTCACTTATCATTTTGATGTGACGACTTGAGGTTTTATTTGAAtagaatgtttatttgttttggtAAGCTTTTTACAATTTTGGGTCAAAACCAGTgtatttatgaattttaattatattttgatgattttatgtagaaagaaattaataatgtacaaatagcctcagaaatctatgaaattatacaaaggtataacatatggccacatatagtcataaaaataattggaccataaaatccacaggatatcaacgtttcttctattttatttccacttattgcgtgagttacacgtgaaatcactctaagtatccaagtttcaacataatcaatacttcactttaccatttttatgtgggaacttgagattatcttctattaaatgtttattattattaatttactTGCAATTTCGTGGTTGAACAAGAATATTTTATGACAACCAATTAATGCATTATCCGACAAGTATCCGATATCCGATCAAATAATATCTGTATCCGTCACTTATCCGTCCGGATAAATTTCCGGTCCCTATatccgtatccgtcccgtttctaactatctgtatccgatcccgaatccgttttaaatacattagggtaggatacagggTGAACTACTATCCGTCCGTAtccgcccgttttcacccctaaatCCAGTCCTAAAGCATGGCGAGCCGATCGTGTCGTGCCAGCCCAAAACACGGACACAAAAAAACTTGTATATCTAAAAAGATACATCTCCATATTATTGATAACTTTGCTATTGATTAAAAAATAATATGAGAAAGAGAAATCAATGTTTTCTGTAACTTTTGTGAAGAGATAACAATTATTTGAGCATGGAATAACCATTTAAATGCTAATTTTTCTAATTCGTACGTTGTCGGTTCAAGCACGGCCCATCTAGTCGTGACGTACTGTACTGCCCATCGCGGCTAAGTTGAGGCACATCATGGTCTAACCGAACTGTGCCAGTCTGACCCATTTTTTTTGTACCGGACCGTAGTTTGAGCTCTTATTTTTGTGCCGGCCGACCCAAATAGTCTGGCCCAAATTTTTAGGTCTATTACAAACGCATTATTGGAACAAGTGTGAAGAGTCTCTTCCTCGAGAGAGACTAGCTAACTAGCCAAGTCTAGAGCCGGCCGAGGTTCCCCGCTAATTTCTTGACTGCTCACAATGAGCCCTACATCAGCCATCGTCATTTCAGCGTCAGTACTCTTTTAGCGCGCTGTCAGTCACAACACAGTATATGTACGATACATGATTTTTGTTCTGGAACCATAACCTAGAACCTATCTAACCAGGAATGCTTACCTAATTTGTATAACTTTTGATCGTCTGAAACCATTCCTAGCCTCAATCCTGAACAAACGAACACACTCTTAGGGGTCGTCATGTTTTCTCCGTGATAGGGATATAGAACAATTCCTTGCGGATTTGCTTCTCTAAATTATATAAGATTTTATTAACTAGAACGATTTCGGAGGTCCATCTTCTGGACAACCGAACGTATCCTTCTAAATCCTTTTGATTATAAGATTAAggcgaaattagtttattttcgtgTCAATCTCCTCTAATTCCCAAAGGGAGTGTGGGTATCCAAAGTAGACTTATATTGTGGTTCACCAGCCCACACGTCTTGCAAAGGCCACATCCACGACGACGCTACGCCTACCCGGCCGAGAGATTTTTTTTCGCAGGACACAGTTGAGGTGCAGTGGATCGGCGCATCGATCAGGGTGACAGGGTGTACCCAAGAATCATGACGCGAGTGCATGCAGTGGAGCTGTGCTCAGCATTGTGTGGGCGTGAAACCGATCTAGGCAGAAACAGTGGGCGAAGTTGCGTTCGCCCCACCAAACCCTCCATGCCTCCATGCATGATGCGGGATTTAAACAGGTAAACAACCGGCTGCAAACAGCAGTTTACCGAGCCGAACCGAGAATAGTTTCCTAGCCGATTTAAACATTTAAACTTGAAACAATTTTAAATATATATAAAATATGATAAAAGACTAAATGGATTTCTAATATATctaattttttatttttaaaattaaTCATCATTTTTGGTTAAAACAATAAAAACCGGTCAAAAAAGCAACAAAAACCGACAGAAAAAACCGGTTGTCTCGTTGAGAAAATTAGCACGTTTGGTTAAAAACAATGAAACCTCGTAAAAAAAACAACGAAAACTAGCAGAAAAACCGTTTTATTTGAATTTTAAAATATAAACCAGTCAAAAAATTGAAAACCTACGAAAACCTGTTTCACCGGTTTACCGTCGATTTTACGTTGGGAAACCGAATTTTCAAATTCTTCGAATTTGAAATGCCAAATCAATCGATTTTTAGCGGTTTTTCGTTGAAAAACTGTAATCGACGGGGGAcgatatttgaattcaaaatggTATGGTGAACTCAAACATGGTGACACATGTAGATAAATCTAGTGGtatttttaagcttgattggTTGGTAGCCAAAACTTAGGGCAAGCCAAACTATCTGGTCTGATATACCAAATCTATAGTAAATATTTTTGTTAAAGTTTTAATAATTTATTTTTCCTTTTGCCAAATCTTGGAAATTTAAAAGCAAAAATTTGGTCATGCGTCTCGTACGCCTGAAATCGTAAATTCCTGACGTGGGTGAGGATTCGAACTATTCGTTCGGCTCGAAGCATTTCATTCACTTCTACCACTATAACACACATATGTTTATGTTATATAAAGAAATTATATATATTAATAATGTGAAAATAAAAATATAACCGTGTTTAAATAAATATCTTATTTGAGCATCATATGATATATAGAAAATCATAGCAATACACAAGCAACTAACTATTTTAGATATATACAACAATTTTTGGTAGCCAACTAGGTCCTTTGTCTCAGCATCACGACAACATCCGCAAACACAACGTACGCACGTATGGTAAGCAAATAAACTAAGACATGATTTACACCCTGTTTGGATCCTCCTAGTTAATTGTTTGTCGGTGCGTGATAATTAGCCAACAAATAATTAACTATCAACAACTAGTTAGGATATGTTTAGAGTCTTGGCTAATAGATGTTTTTTTCTCCTTTTATGATCTATCAACACCCATTAGCAAGGTCAATAACTAATGAACAAACAATTTGTCAGCTCTCTGGATAACAATTAGCCAATTTATTAGACAGTCAGTTTAGATCCCAAGGTACTAAAGTTAGCTACAAATTGTTTACATAATGGATCCAAACATGCCCTTAGATTGTTCAGTTCTCCTTGAAAAAATAGAACAGCTTAGGGCCTATCTGGTTATACATACTCTTGTTTCTAGTTACGATTTCTATATAGGGCTCTTGTTTCTAGCCGTATTGTCgggaaccataattaggggtaccctcaagtctcctaattctcagctggtaacccctatcagcataaagctgcaaaggcctgatgggtgcgattaagtcagggatcggtccattcaagggactcgatcacgcctcgcccgagcctagcctcggacaagggcagccgaccccggaggatctccgtctcgcccgaggcccccctccagcgacgaacatacttccggctcgcctgaggccctgtcttcgccaagaagcaaccctgaccaaatcgccgcgccgaccgaccaaatcgcaggaacatttaatgcaaaggtggcctgacacctttatcctgacgcgcgcccttcagtcgacagagccgaagtgaccgccgatacttcgccgctccgctgaccggcctgacagaaagacagcgctgcatgcgccgctccgactgcagtgccacttgaaagagtgaggctgacaggcagtcaggcccggccgcgggcaccataggaagctccgcttcgcccgacctagggctcgaactcgggctcagcccctgaagacggcgaactccgctccgcccgacccagggctcggactcgggctaagccccggaagacggcgaactccgctccgcccgacccagggctcggactcgggctaagccccggaagacggcgaactccgctccgcccgacccagggctcggactcgggctaagcccctgaagacggcgaactccgctccgcccgacccagggctcggactcgggctaagccctggaagacggcgaactccgctccgcccgacccagggctcggactcgggctaagcccaggaagacggcgaacaccgctccgcccaacccagggctcggactcgggctaagccccggaagacggcgaactccgctccgcccgacccagggctcagactcgggctaagccccagaagacggcgaactccgctctgcccgacccaggggctcggactcgacctcgacctcggaggagcctccacatcgcccaacctagggcgcggaccgaccacgtcgacaggaggcgccatcattaccctaccccaagctgactcaggctacggggaacaagaccggcgtcccatctggctcgctccgccagataggcaatgatggtgccccgcacgctctgtgacgacggcggctctcagcccccttacggaagcaagaggacgtcagcaaggactcgacaaccccgacagctgtccttccgccaggctccagcgctcctccgacggccacgacaccacacgaaccgggcgccaaaacctctccggccgccacgatggtgtgtacttaggacgctagctctcctccgctagacacgtagcactctgctacaccccccattgtacacctggatcctctccttgcgcctataaaaggaaggaccagggccctcttagagagggttggccgcgcggggacgaggacgagacaggcgctcgcgtaaggccgctcgctccctctcccgcgtggacgcttgtaaccccctactgcaagcgcacccgacctgggcacgggacgaacacgaaggccgtgggatttccacctctctcacgcccgacccatctgggctggggcacgcggcgacatttcactcgtcggcccagggaccccccggtctcgaaacgctgacagttggcgcgccaggtaggggcctgctgcgtgttgacgaacagcttcccgtcaagctccagatgggcagtctccagcaacctctccggcccggg contains these protein-coding regions:
- the LOC100501555 gene encoding Hydroxycinnamoyltransferase 4-like, whose amino-acid sequence is MAVVEVVTSELVAPSEPTPRRPLWLSNLDLAARNGYTPTIYFFRRPQDSSDGRLRADSCFSTHALRAALAAALVRFYPFAGRLRAAGRGGRAEIDCNAAGALLVVARSAAALEDFLHDFAPSKAMNDTFVPTYDSAGPDAPLLLLQVTFFRCGGVALGTAMHHFVIDGRSAFHFIRTWSSIARGDTAAAPPSLDRTPLRARPLLTTAAALFDHTHEYGGRASRPAAVTAGAAAGSKAEYASAILRVTGAQAAALRARAGAVSTFRALVAHVWRCACAARALAHDAESRLYTMVDMRARLSPPLPDAFFGNAVVRTSASARVGDLLANPLGFGARRLRAATGHGDEYVRSLLDYLETADLATVPRQGLRGTDLRVISWLGMPSYDADFGWGEPALLAPALMYYPGFVYLLNCPGKGGDVAVAAALEPERMQRFKELFYEELAMLE
- the LOC109939153 gene encoding RING-H2 finger protein ATL67-like translates to MHARVETDHQFSHHLKLISSATAPKLISRSMSPLLANMVLKFCKTIQQYSSAGVLGCFFGAAHTPIRFGRPMVARTAVVSSSVRTMERSTVRSGRPSVSSTTARPQLSNLGLGYSIAIALGFLILFASFLLAFYFCFGRGGDYWAGEAVTTASSSGHLSITVPRVLFVAEGSESPEDDAYPSSSAAAACSPVGLDAAAIASYPKVAFSSKAAEADAMCSICLSEYRDGETLRVMPECRHGFHVACLDAWLSRSASCPVCRSSQVLPRFLSFAVFGS